In Patescibacteria group bacterium, the genomic stretch TGCTTCTCGCTCACGCCGCCGCTAAAGCCGATGCGCTCCATCTTGTCGATGAATTGCGCGCCGATGTTCGAGGTCATAATAATAATCGTGTTTTTGAAATTGATCACGCGGCCCTTGGTGTCAGTGAGCCGGCCGTTGTCGAGCACTTGGAGTAAAATATTGAACACATCCGGATGAGCCTTTTCAATCTCGTCAAACAACACGACGGAATATGGTCGATGTCGCACCTGCTCGGCAAAACTATTCGTCTCGTCGTGACCAACATAGCCCGGGGGCGCGCCAATGATCTTCGACACCGAGTGCTTTTCCATATATTCGGACATGTCCACGCGGAGCAAAGCCTTTTCGTCGTCGAACATAAACTCCGCGAGCGCCTTGGTGAGCTCGGTCTTCCCCACCCCGGTCGGGCCGAGGAAGATAAATGAGCCGATCGGACGGTTTGGATCAGCGATACCAACACGCGAACGCTTAATGGTGTCCGAAATTTTCTTCACCGCCTCATTCTGGCCAATGATGCGCTTGTGCAAAAACTCCTCCATACGCGCGAGCTTCTTCATCTCTTCTTCAAGCATGCGATTCACCGGAATGCCTGTCCAACGCGAGACAATATCGGCAATGTCCGACTCGGTAATCTCCTCTTTCAGGATACGTCGGCCAATCTGCAACTTCTTCAGACGCTTGTTCTTGCTATCGAGCTCTTTCTCAACAGCGGGGATCTTGCCATAGCGAATCTCTGCAGCCTTGGCGAGGTCGGCCCGCGCCTCTGCCTGTTCTGCCTCGAGACGCAACGCTTCGAGCTCGTGCTTCGCGGTCTTAATACCAGTGATGATCTCTTTTTCGTTCTTCCATTTCAATTCCAATTCCGAGGTGGTCTCGCGCAGATCGGCGATCTCTTTGTCGATCTTCTTCACGCGAGCCTTGGCGGTTTTTTTGGTCTTCGCCTCATTTTTCAAAGCCTCATGTTCGATTTGCAGGCGCATAATTTTTCGACGCGTCTCTTCGAGGACCGGTGGCATGTTTTCGAGAGAAATTTTCAGCTGCGAAGCGGCTTCATCGATGAGGTCGACTGCCTTGTCCGGCAAGAATCGATCCGTGATATAGCGGGTACTCAGATTGACCGAAGCGAGAATCGCTTCGTCGCTGATTTTGACGCCGTGGAAGATCTCGTATTTTTCTTTCAGGCCGCGCAGGATGGCCACGGCGTCCTCCGTGCTCGGCTCGCTCACGAACACCGGCTGAAAGCGGCGTGTGAGGGCCGGATCCTTCTCAATATGCTTCTGGAACTCGCGGAGCGTGGTGGCGCCGATCGCGCGAAGCTCGCCGCGAGCGAGCGCGGGCTTCAGCATGTTCGAAGCATCCATCGAACCTTCCGCAGCACCCGCACCGACGATCGTGTGGATCTCGTCGATGAAAAGAATGATCTTCCCTGCCGACTTCTCCACTTCCTTCATGATATTTTTCAAACGCTCTTCAAACTCGCCGCGATACTTCGTACCGGCGATGAGCAAGCCGAGATCAAGCGATACCAATTCTTTGTCCTTGAGCGACTCTGGCACGTCGCCGCTCGCCATACGCAAAGCCAAGCCTTCGGCGATTGCGGTCTTGCCCACGCCCGCCTCGCCGATCAGAATGGGATTATTCTTCGTGCGTCGAGACAAAATCTGGATGAGTCGAGAGGTCTCAGTATCGCGACCGATCACTGGGTCGAGCTTGTTCTCTGCTGCGAGCTTGGTGAGGCTACGAGTATATTTTGGAATGAATTTAAATTTTTTCGAGCCGTGCGAATCACTGGGCTTCGTCGCTTTCAATTCCTCGAGCACCTTCAATACGGCCGCACGCTCAATACGGAACTTCGCAATGATCTCCTTCACCGTCCCCTGCACTTCGAGCAACGCAATGAACAAGTGTTCAGTGGAAACAAAATCATCCTTCAACCCCGCAGCCACCTTACTCGATGCCTCTATCGCTTGAGCCAATTCTGGAGTGAGGTACAGCTGATACGACGGCGCAAGCACCGGAGTGCCCTCCGGAGATTCGATCGCATCCAAAAGAGAGTCGGTGAGGAGCACCGTATCCACCTCGAGCTTGTCCAAAATCGAAATCACCATACTTTCCTCCTGCAACACAAGAGAAATGAGGAGGTGTATCGGGTTTACGTGGTTCTGCCCGCGCTCAATAGCGAGCTCGTGGGCTCGACGGATGGCTTCCTTGGCTTTGGTGGTGAAGTGGTTGAGTGGAGGCATATACGTAACTATATTCGCCTTCCGGCAGCAAGTCAAAGCCCTCTCAGCATCGCCGCCAAACTATTGATTGGCAGAAAATCTGCCGGATTGACGCCGTCTCGACGAGTCTTAATACCTACGACATCGCCATTGAGAGCAATCAAGGGTTCGGCACTATAGTTGAGCAGTGAATCGGTCTCAATGTTCGAAGGAGTGCCGTCGGAATTGGTGATGAGGCCGGTGACAGTGCTGCGAGAGATAACGTTGCGGTCTGCTCCAGCGAGCACGATCACATCTTGTCCGATCTTCACCGTATTTGAATCGCCCATTTTTATCGGCTTCAAGTGATAGTCGAGCTTCGGATCGAGACGCGCCTTGAACACGGCGACCTTAATAGCGTCATTTCGTGCCACGAGGTCGAGGTCGAGAATTTTTCCATCAGACATCACTGCCAAATACGAGCCGCCTTCCACGACAATGCTCTTGTCCGCGACGATCCAATCTTTTGATACAACAAGACCGAGGCCAGCGAAAGTCGGCGGATCAGCATTGACCGTACCCTTGATACGGACGAGGCTCTTGGCATTCTTTTCCACCGCAGAGACTACAAGATCCTCGGCATTGGCATGACTGCCGTCTTGGGAAATGATCACTGTTGCTGGAGTGCCGCCAGGGACGACTTTTTCCACGGTGCGTTCGATGACGCGGTTGATGGTCTGGGTGACTCCCTGCGGTGCTTGCTCGACGAGCGCGACTGTCACAATGCCGGTGGCTACGGAAGTAATAAAACTGACCAATAGCGTCACGAGGACGATCTGATGTTTCGTGAGCTCTTCCATGCCGAGTATTGTATCAAATGGAACGCAGCGACTCAACAAGGGCAATGATTGCGCGGTCGATGTCACGCTTGGTCGTCCAGCGGCCAAAGGAGAAGCGGAGGGCGTGCGGGGTGCGAGGCACGGAAGCGGCCGACAGGATGCCGGCGGCAATGGCGGCGGCTTGCGCGCGGCGGAGCGCGCGGATCACGTAGGATTCGTCCTCGTCGCGAAGGCAAGCGCTCTTGGTGGAGCACGCGACGCCGCGCGCATCCAATTTCAACAGTAAAAATTCGTGATCAATTGGCGGCGCACCAACATCGGTCGGTTGAAACGAAACACTCACAATGTGCGGAGACTGGTGCTGGGAATCAATATCAGATGAGCCGTTCAAAAACAGTTGAACATGCGGAGTTTTTTTGGCGAGCTTTTCCTGCGCGTGCAGGATGAAATAATTTCGCAACTCCGTGAGTCGCGCCACCTCGCGCTCTCGCAAGCCTTCGGCAAGCTCGAGCGCCTTCGCCATTCCCACTGCTCCAGGCACATTCTCTGTCCCCGATCGCACACCGCGCTCTTGTCCGCCGCCGTACATGATCGGCATGAGTTCGATGCCACGCCGCACCCACAGCACCCCAACGCTTCGCGGGCCACACACCTTGTGACTATCGAGAGTAATCAAATCTGCACCGAGTTGCGTGGTCGAGAGCTTTGCGTAGAGCGGCGACTGACTCGCATCACAATGGAACAGCGGAAACAAGACCTGAGAGAGAGCGTTAGTATCTCTCGCGATCATTCCAGCAAGCACATTTTCTTTTCGAGCCTTGCGCACCGCTTTCGCCACTTCGTCGATCGGTTGAACGGTGCCGATCTCGTTGTTTACCGACATCACCGAGACCAAAAATGTATTGGGGCGAAGTTTTTTGCGCAGCTCAGCAACATCAACGCTGCCGGTTGCATCAATTGAAAGATGTTCAACTGTCACGCCAACCTCGCTAAGGTGTCGCATCGATTCAAGCACAGAAGTGTGCTCGATTTCTGAGACGAGGCAGTGCAGATCGCTCGGCTTCAAGCCGTACCCACCGAGGGTCTTTGGCATGACGAGTTTTTTGAATAGACCAAAGATGGCAAGATTGTTCGCTTCGGTGCCAGTGGCCACAAACAAGATTTCGTCGGCGTGAGCATTCAGCGTGCGCGCCACCCTAGCCCGTGCTTCGGAGAGCGCACGTCGAGCGTGCACGCCATCCGCATGAATCGCCGATGGGTTGGCAAAATGCCGTTGCACGGTCTGCGCAATCTCTCGAGACACACGAATATCCGGCGGCGTCAGTGCAGCGTAATCCAAATATATTCGTGATTTTTGGGCCAATCTATTGAGGAAATCCAACATACCAAGATGGTATCCCACAACAGCGCTTTTTGCAAAAAGTCAACAAAAGAGGTATAGTATCGAGATGACTTTTGATGTTAGTTCAATTCCTTTGAACCTGCTTTTGTACGCAGTTTCTGGCATTGTCCTGATACTCATCGTGCTCATTGTCCATCTGGAAGTCCGCGTCCACCGGTTGCTCGTCGGCAAGAATGCCAAGAGTCTGGAGGACACGGTACTCCATATCAAAAAAGGGCTTGCAGAAAGCGAAGATTTTCAGCGAGAGATGGAGAAATACCTCACACTCGTAGAACGACGCTTGTCGAGAAGCACCCGCGCCGTTGAGACCGTGCGTTTCAACGCCTTCAAAGGCATCGGCGCGGGTGGCAACATGAGCTTCGCCACAGCCTACGTCAACGAAAAAGGCGACGGAGTTGTGATCTCCACCCTCAATGCCCGCGAGCGACTCGGCATCTTCGCGAAGCCCCTCAAGAATTTTATCTCAGAATTCGAACTCTCTCCGGAAGAAGAGGAGGCGATCTCAAAAGCGAAGCACGCGCTGACGATCCAATAATCCCACATCGGCCCGCCGATACCCTCACCTCCCCACTTTCATCACCATGTCCAAAAAAACTCCTGCGATTTCAACGACGATCATTGAGCGACCACCGGTCGTCGCTGTCATGGGGCACATTGACCACGGTAAGTCCACCTTGCTTGACCATATTCGCAAAACCAACACCTGCGCCAAGGAAGCCGGCGGCATCACCCAACACATCGCGGCATACGAAGTTTGTCATACGCGCGGTACCAAGAAAAACCTCATCACCTTTCTCGACACTCCGGGCCACGCCGCTTTCAAAGGCATTCGTGTCCGCGGCGCCAATGTTGCTGACATCGCCATTCTCATCGTCTCGGCCGAAGAAGGCGTGAAGCCACAGACCGTCGAAGCACTTAATTGTATTAAGGAAGCCGGTATCCCCTACATCGTCGGCATCAACAAAATGGATTCGCCAAAGGCCAATCTCGAACGCACCAAGCAGAGCCTCGCGGAACACGAAATCTACATCGAAGGCTACGGCGGCCAGATCTCTTGGGCTGGCATCTCCGGCAAAACCGGCGAAGGTGTTCCCGAACTCCTTGACCTCGTCCTCCTCACCGCTGAATTGGCCGAACTCAAAGGTGACCTCTCGAAAAAAGCAGAAGGTATCGTCATCGAAAGCAAGCTCGATCCGCGCAAGGGCATTTCTGGTACGCTCATCATCAAAGACGGCACCTTGAAAAAAGGAACGTTCGTCGTCTGCGACACCAGCATCACTCCAGTACGGGCGATCGAAGATTTCACGGGCGCACGCATCGAAGAGGCGCGCTTCTCTAGCCCAGTAAAGCTTCTTGGATTCGACTCCACCCCCACCATCGGCGAGATTTTCCGTGTCTTCGACAACAAACGCGACGCTGAAGCGGCGGTAGCGGAAGCAGTGACGAAGAAAAGCGCGGCAAAGATCGGAAAAAGTGGTGCGAAAAATGGAGCCGGTGCAACTGTCGCAGTCGATGCAAGCGAAAGTGTCACCATCACCCTCATCATCAAAGCCGATGTTTCCGGTACCATGGAAGCGATCCAGCATGAAATCGCCAAGATCAAAAATGACAAAGTGCAGATCAAGCTCGTGCAGTCTGGTGTCGGCACGATCACCGAAGCGGATGTGAAGATGGCTGTAGTACAACCCGGCACGAAAATCCTCGGCTTCAATGTTGCCGTCGATACACAAGCCAAGATGATGGGCGAGCGGTTAAACGTCGAGATGCATTCGTTCGACATCATCTACAAGCTCATTGAATGGATCGAGGAGACCGTGACAAAAAATGTGCCGAAGATCACCGCCGAAGAAGTCTCCGGCACAGCGAAGATCCTTAAAATATTTAGCAAGACCAAAGACAAGCAAGTGGTGGGCGGTCGTGTGCTCGGTGGTATCGTAAACATTGGTGCGGATGTACGCATCATGCGTCGTGACTCTGAAATCGGCAAAGGCAAGATCCGCGAGCTCCAGCAGAAGAAAGAGAAGGTCAGCGAGGTCAACAAAGACAGCGAATTTGGCACCATGATCGAATCGAAGATCGAGATCGCGCCTGGCGACCAGATCGAGTGTTATTCATTAGTTACTAAGTAATCGAGCGGCCGTCGCTCCCCCACCCATGCACCGCAAAGACGAAAAAGCCCGCGAGATTGTCCGAGCCTTGGCAGGCGACTTTTTGCAACGTGAGTCGAACGGCTCTTCGATGGTCACTGTCACCGACGTCGAAATGGGCGACCAGGGTCGACGTGCCACCGTGTATTTCACCGTGTTGCCTGTCGACAAGGAGCACGCCGTGGTGGAATTCCTCGTCCGCAAGCGCGGCGATTTCCAAAACTACGTCCGCGAGAAGTCCCGCATCGGCCGTGTTCCCCTCTTCGACTTCGCCGTGGACAAAGGTGAGAAGCACCGCCAGCGCATTGATGAGTTGATGCGGTAGTGCTAGACTGTTCGCATGGCGTAGTGGCGAAGTTGGTCAACGCGGCAGTCTGCAAAACTGCTATGCGCCGGTTCGATCCCGGCCTACGCCTCCTCAAGAAGTAAAACTCGCAGAAGTGTCGAAGTATGGTATGGCATTCAACAGTAAAGCCGGTGTCCGCTGACATTTTCCCGTACCCGCGGATTTTGCTTCCTTTTTGCATACTTTTGGAAGCAAAATCCGCGGGCACTCAAAATCACCGCGACACCCCCACTCGCCTCATCCTCGTATTCAAAAAATATGATACTCTAATAAAAAGCCCGGGTGGCGTAATTGGTAGCCGCGCACCACTTAAAATGGTGTTCCCAAAAGGAATGTGGGTTCGAGTCCCACCCCAGGCACATGATAAATGAAATCGAAAAACATCTGAAAAATTTGGACTGTCTCGTACTACTCACTGACGACCTCAAAAAGGCGGCGGCGTTTTACCAATCGCTCGGTTTCGATTGTATCCGCTCCGATGGCAAAGGCGTGATGCTCAAACTTGGCGCTTTCGAGATCCATTTTCACGAAAAGGAGGAATATGCTCTTGGCTTTAGAAAAAACTTGCCCACCGACTTGCATCACAGCAAGAAAGGCCTGGGTGTTTTAATTCAAATCGAGGTAGATAACGCAGAGACCTATCACACGGAATTGCTGGCGAAGGGGCTGAGACCGATTGAATCACCTGAAAAAATGCCTTGGGGCAACATCGAATTTGGCATTCAGGACCCAGACGGATACACTCTTTGTTTTTATGAGTTGCCGAAAGCACAGTAGACAGAGTTGACGCAGGAACAAAAGAGCGTAGCATTAGAAATGGACCGGCGTGTGCCGAATCCTCTTTTCAAAACAACAACCCTCAACACAAGGAGGTCGACGGTGAACGCAACACTACCAGAAACAACAAGGACGTCTGGCCAGGACACGAACCTGACAAGCAGTCGTCATCGCGGTCACAACAACACCAAACACACCGGCGGTATTCGGCAGAACAGCCGTGAACGCCGGTGGGCACAGCGACACGATTCCCTGCGCGCCACGATCCTCCAGAACTGCGGACTCATGCCGCTCACCGCAAGCGAAGCGGAGCAGCACAGGCTACAGGTGAAGCAGCAATTCTTCGCCGACCTCGCTGAATGGGTGCGGACGTCGCCGACGTTGGCTCGTCAACTCGCCATGAGCTGGAAGTTTCCGGCGATCATCATGAGTCTCGGCTTCCTGCTCGGCTTGGCTTTTGGTAGCATGTTCGCTTGGGTTGGCCTGGCATCTGTGTATGCCTTTGGCGGCTGGTTGAAAGAGGCCATCAAGGAAGCCTCGGATACCAAGGCTTACCGCCATGAAGCGAGCACAAGAATCGCAGCTTACGCCAAGTGGAAGGTCGGGCAGAGTTGGACATGCAAACCCTATGAGATGTTCCTCTTGCTATCAGCACTCAAAGCCCCCGAGAAACTCCAGCAGGCAGTGCTGAAGATCGAAGCTCGGCATCCAGATGCAGAGTTCGAGCTAGAGACCTTCGACGAAGACCCGATACTGTCGGTTCGGCGCCCGAAGATGACTGGCGGCTACGAACACTACGTGCTCGGCGCTTGGGGCCTGCCGGAGAAGTTCACGTTCCGCTGAGCGAGAAGCCAGCAAAGGCTCGGCAAGACTCAGACTCGAAAATCCGAAGCGGTGCGCCCGTCTCGGCCGTGCACAATGCCGGCAAGCTGGACGTGCCGATCGCTCTTCGCAATCCCTCGCTCGGCCAAGCCTGACCACGACGTCTCGCACTGCATCACTTCGACACCCTCACGCGTCGCCCCGTTTCACGTGGGCGGCGCTTTTTTCTTGCGAATCCCCCAGAAATCTGTTATATTTTCCCGACATGCACCTATAGCTCAGTTGGTAGAGCATCCGCCTCTTAAGCGGTAGGTCGTAGGTTCGAATCCTACTGGGTGCACCTGACGAAACAAATCCGGACCATTCCCGGATTTTTTCGTACAGGTGCAAGCCGGAGGCATGTTTTGTCAGCAGGCAAAACAGCCGAGGCGGGGTCGAGGAAATTTCTGAGCGACGGCGAAGAAATTATCCGTGACCACTCAAATATGCTACGATACCCCTATGCGCGGGTGGTGAAATGGCAGACACGCTTGCCTTAGGAGCAAGTGCCGCAAGGCATGGAGGTTCAAGTCCTCTCCCGCGCACCATATGAAAAATGGCCGACTCTCTGTCGGCTTTTTTTCATACCAAAGCGGAGAGGACTTGAAAGCCGGAAGAAAAGCTTCGGGGAAGCTTTTCTGAGGCGGGGCCGAGAGGCTTCGAGCACAGCGAGAAGAACTCGTGGCCAAGCCTCTCCCGCGCACCACTTGACGAAGTACCGTATTACTGATATGCTACTTTTTGTTCTCAACCAAAACTGCGGTCTTTGAAACCATGAAAATCTTCATCGCGGAAGACGAGCTATCGCTCGCCAGAGTCCTCTCTGAATTCCTGCCAAAAGCCATTGAGGGGGCTGATGTGACTCTCAAGGCTGACGGCATCGAAGCCGTTACCACATTGCAGGTCATCGCCACTGGCGACAAAGCCAATTGGCCAGACGTCATCTTGAGCGACTACCACCTCGGAGGCCTCAATGGCGACGCGGTCCTCCAAGTCGGGGCAAAGCTCTTCCCTAGCGCTCAGCTCATCCTTATGAGCGGCGCTGCGGATGCGGACAATATCGAGCGCGCACGAGCAACGATTTCTCGGCCATTTCTCTTCCTAAGCAAGCCCTTCATGCTCAGCGAACTGCTTGCCCTGATCAAGGCCTGAGGCGACATTCGCTCCTCTCACTCCCGCCCTTTCCGGCCATCACCGGAAAGGGCGTTTTCTTTTGCCCGCACAACAACCGGCACACCCAAAACCGTGCCTCAACAAAGCCATTCCACGACACCCGCTACCACTCCTTCCGCCACTTGACTTTTACCTTTTTATATGCTATCATTCACACCAGAACAACCGGCGCCGAACAACTCAAAAAAAGCGCCAGAAACCCCTGCCCGAAGCGGCAAAACCGCTTCCCTGACAACCTAGCAAAACTATGAAACACAAAATCCTCGGCGCGCTCACGATCTTCTTCGGACTGAGCTTCGTCATCCTCGCTTCGATCAATCACTTCGGCGGGTTCAAAAACCTGCCCGAGTTCCACATGCCGGACATTAGCATTTGGGACAAGCTACCTAACTGGTCGCTTCCCGATTGGAGTTCGCTGATGTGGACACTGGTGGCCATTGCCACCACACTGTGGCTCGTCTTCCTCGTCTTCGGAGCCTACGGGTTAGCGAAACGAGGTAAGTTCTTCAAGTTTGCCAGTGAAAATGAACTTTTCACCTTCATCAACGGTGATGACGCACCTGTGAGATTCGTCTCCGGCGTGCGCGGCGTGTTTGTTGTCCAGCACGGACCTGACATTGGCGTAGTGAAAGAAATTCCTCCCAAGTCACTCCCTGCTGGAGCCACTGTCACCGAACGGGAACAGTGGGCAAAAGACACCGCGGACTACGAACAACATTACGAAGCATACCTCAAGGGTAACGCCTGGTGGCCAATGCGAATGCTGGAGAAGTGGCTTTTGATGCCAATGTTCAATGCTTGGTGGATCGGGATTTATCCCTTCTTCCAACTACGGAAATACCCTCTCGCCTACAACAAATTGGTGAAGGACCCCGGAACAGCATCGGGAGGCATCGACTACCACCTAACGCCGAAGATCGGCGAGGCGAAGTCAGTGTTCTACATCAGCACGCTAGGCATTTCGTTCACCGATCTCGAAAGTGCGGGACCGGAGAATCAAGTGATTCCAACGAAGCTCGTGCTCCTCGTGACCTTTCAGGCACGAAACATCCACAAAATGCAATACCGAGTCGGGAGCAATACCTGGGTCGATATGGCAACTGGAGCCATTAAGGATGTCGTCCGCGAGCGTGTAGCGATGCATACCTACTTCGAACTCTTGCGCAACAAGTATCATGATTGCACGCCAGCCACGGTGGGAAAAACTCCTCGTGGAGAAATCATTGATGGGGTGAAGGATATCGTCAACAACGGTAATGCCCACAACCCGTCACTGACCACCTCCGTTGGCGTTGAAGTCACTGAAATTCGCGTCTTAGACGTTGATCTCGGCAGCGAGATTGGCGCCCAGAGGGAGACACTGACAGCAGCAATGATGGCTGGCACGATTGCGGACGCGAATGGCAAGGCCGCCGTGATAACCGCGACACACAAAGCGGCTGCGGACCTCGCAGAAGGCCAGGCCAAGAATCAAGTGCTCAGAGATCGGCTCCAAGCCTATACGCAAAACCCTGCTGCTACAGCAGGACTCTTCGCTGATTCAGTTGCCTCAATCGGCACGCTGGCACTCGGAGATGAAGCGGCGAAGCGGCTACTGGTGACTGTCCCTGCGACACCACCACGGCCAACACCGCCGCCCACCCCGGCTCGTCCATAACAACGAAAGAAACGGAGTAATCTATGAGCTACCTCATTGTAATACTGGCAATCATCGCCGGCGGCATTGCCGTCTGGAAGACCATCGGGTGGGCAAATCCGAGTGGTGCCTCTACAGCCACTAACCCACCAACCACCGGAGCAAATCCTGCGACCGGCGGCACAGCAGGCGCTCCCGCTACACCCACCGCCGCCGACATCAGGGCCGCAGCAGAAGCAGCCATCAGGCAACGGGTGGAGCTACGAAAGATCCAACTCAAGACCGCCGGCCTAGTCTGGAAGTGGGTCTGGAGTATCGGACTCCTCGCAAGCCTCGGCTTCGGCATCTGGGCCATCTGGATCCGTCCGCAAGCGAATGGCCTCACACCCTCGCAAGAGTTCGTGGCCAGCTCCGGAGCATCGGTAACGCCGCCCAAGGTCTCATACACCTTCGCGGCATACAAGTCGGGCTCGAACGAAGAAATTCGTTGCCGAGCCTGGGTGCTCAACGAAGTGCGCGGCGACCACCCACACATGTGGTTCAGCGTCGAGCGCTTCATGCAAGGCCGGCCTGTCGTCGTCCTCTACAAGTGGGACGGCCGAAAGAAAGCCGGCACTTGGGAGGACGAAGGCGATCGCACCCGCGGCGAGTTCACGGGCGACATCGACCCACGAGATCCGAACCGGTTCGCCGGGGAGATCTTTGCGGAAGGCACCACCTTCCGCTACTTCCTTCAACGGAAGATCGAATAGTAGTGGTTGAGGCTCTACAGCCCCACCCCAACGCAAAGAGCGCGACACCCGGTTGGTGTTGCGCTCTTTTTTCTTTGCCTTTATATTTTTTGCGGGATGGCCCGCACTACCTAGAACACTGAGACTCCGACCGTGGCGCCAATGAGACTCACAATGGCCTTGGCCGTCACCATGATCGCGAGACCGACAACCCCCCACGTCATGTGCCTCACCCCGAGTGCTCGCGCATCTTCATTGTCAGCGCCTCTCACGTATTGGAACACGCCCCAGAGGAAGACAAGGAAGGCGACGGCGTATGCCAGCTTCAGCACCGGATTGACCACTGCTTCTGCGAGCTTTGAAATCAATGAGTCGGTGGCGCTGGACACGGGATATATACAGTGACTGAATTACTGGAGAGTGTCTAAGGTTGGTGCTGTCAGACCCTGTTCTTCTAAGTTAAACGTCTTTTTTAACAAAGTCACGAGTCCGTACACAGAGACCATCACGAAGATTCCGACAATACCGTACAAGATAGTGCTCTTCGCCTTTTCTTTCTTCTCCTCGTCGTCACCCATGATCACATACTGGAGTACCCCATAGAGGAAATACACAACGGCACAAGCAATAAGAAAGGGTACTGCATAGTCTAGGAATGAACGGAATAATTGCGCAATGCCACCAAGACCTTGGGTTGTATTTTCAAAGTCGGTACTCACTGCCGCAAACACCGAAATCGGAGCCATGAGAGCAGCCGCTGCTGCTGACATTCCGTAAAAAAGCTTTTTCATACGTAAAATTGAATAAACTGCTGATAATAAAGTAATACACTTCTTAAAGGCAAAGATATTACCTCCCGACATTATACCAGCCCCTAGAATGGCGACAAACCAAGGGTGTGGACAGGCAGACCGGAGCGCCGCGGCGGCTAGAACCCAACAAAAAAGGTATTGATCACCAAGCGCACCAATCCCCACACGGAAAACATCACGGCCAAGCCGATGATGCCGTAGATCATCATATCCCTGCCCTCTTTCACTTTGTCCTCACTGGCACCGGCCAAAATATACTTCTGTACACCATAGAGAAAGGCGACAATCGCGGTAGCAAACAATAGGGGTGCCAAAGTACCGCCAATAATGTCGTACAAGACATCGATGAAGTCTTTGAAATCGGTGACGCCGTTGAGCATGAATGTTAGATATTACTGACGCTCTTCACTGTATTCTCAATAATCCTCGCGATGATCTCCGCACTAAGCAGCACAGCAGTACCCACCGCCGCCCACTTGAGGGTGCCGTGCGCCTTGCCCACCTTTTCCTCATCACCCTGCGCGGTCACATACAAAAAGCCGCCGTAGATGAAGTAGAGCACTGCGATGATGGCGCCGAGGCGACTCACCAGCTTTAGGATATCGGCAAGGAGATCTTCGATAGAGTTTGCCTTGAGCGGATTGGAGAAACTGAGAGCTTCGTTTGTGACCGACGCATGGACCAATGGTACAGCAACAGTGAGAAGTACTCCGGCCACCAAACAATGCGCCATGAGTTTCTTGAAGATAGGTTTGAACTGCCTCGTGTGTGAGAAGTATTTCATGTCTCTATTTTATCTCAATTGTGTTCCCTTTCAAAATCGGGTAGCTCACCTGATTCAATAAGGCTTGCAATAAAGTCGTAACAATCAGCCACGCCGCCAAGATAATACAGAAGCCGATAGCGACGTTGGTAAAGATTGTATGCGCCTGCCCGACCTTCCCCTCATCGCCAGCGGAAGTCATATAGAGG encodes the following:
- a CDS encoding AAA family ATPase; the protein is MPPLNHFTTKAKEAIRRAHELAIERGQNHVNPIHLLISLVLQEESMVISILDKLEVDTVLLTDSLLDAIESPEGTPVLAPSYQLYLTPELAQAIEASSKVAAGLKDDFVSTEHLFIALLEVQGTVKEIIAKFRIERAAVLKVLEELKATKPSDSHGSKKFKFIPKYTRSLTKLAAENKLDPVIGRDTETSRLIQILSRRTKNNPILIGEAGVGKTAIAEGLALRMASGDVPESLKDKELVSLDLGLLIAGTKYRGEFEERLKNIMKEVEKSAGKIILFIDEIHTIVGAGAAEGSMDASNMLKPALARGELRAIGATTLREFQKHIEKDPALTRRFQPVFVSEPSTEDAVAILRGLKEKYEIFHGVKISDEAILASVNLSTRYITDRFLPDKAVDLIDEAASQLKISLENMPPVLEETRRKIMRLQIEHEALKNEAKTKKTAKARVKKIDKEIADLRETTSELELKWKNEKEIITGIKTAKHELEALRLEAEQAEARADLAKAAEIRYGKIPAVEKELDSKNKRLKKLQIGRRILKEEITESDIADIVSRWTGIPVNRMLEEEMKKLARMEEFLHKRIIGQNEAVKKISDTIKRSRVGIADPNRPIGSFIFLGPTGVGKTELTKALAEFMFDDEKALLRVDMSEYMEKHSVSKIIGAPPGYVGHDETNSFAEQVRHRPYSVVLFDEIEKAHPDVFNILLQVLDNGRLTDTKGRVINFKNTIIIMTSNIGAQFIDKMERIGFSGGVSEKQQYEDMKEKVMTSLKDYFRPEFLNRLDDVLVFDVLSQAAIADIVNIQVEVVQKRLADKEIKLEFAPEVLAALGKEGYNPQYGARPLKRLIQTKILTPIASLMIAHGMMKGGTVTVKLAEGAGNAGGASEFAFEVKPSAESAKKARKSGVVVSNAPGEKARA
- a CDS encoding trypsin-like peptidase domain-containing protein, with the translated sequence MEELTKHQIVLVTLLVSFITSVATGIVTVALVEQAPQGVTQTINRVIERTVEKVVPGGTPATVIISQDGSHANAEDLVVSAVEKNAKSLVRIKGTVNADPPTFAGLGLVVSKDWIVADKSIVVEGGSYLAVMSDGKILDLDLVARNDAIKVAVFKARLDPKLDYHLKPIKMGDSNTVKIGQDVIVLAGADRNVISRSTVTGLITNSDGTPSNIETDSLLNYSAEPLIALNGDVVGIKTRRDGVNPADFLPINSLAAMLRGL
- a CDS encoding cysteine desulfurase family protein, producing the protein MLDFLNRLAQKSRIYLDYAALTPPDIRVSREIAQTVQRHFANPSAIHADGVHARRALSEARARVARTLNAHADEILFVATGTEANNLAIFGLFKKLVMPKTLGGYGLKPSDLHCLVSEIEHTSVLESMRHLSEVGVTVEHLSIDATGSVDVAELRKKLRPNTFLVSVMSVNNEIGTVQPIDEVAKAVRKARKENVLAGMIARDTNALSQVLFPLFHCDASQSPLYAKLSTTQLGADLITLDSHKVCGPRSVGVLWVRRGIELMPIMYGGGQERGVRSGTENVPGAVGMAKALELAEGLREREVARLTELRNYFILHAQEKLAKKTPHVQLFLNGSSDIDSQHQSPHIVSVSFQPTDVGAPPIDHEFLLLKLDARGVACSTKSACLRDEDESYVIRALRRAQAAAIAAGILSAASVPRTPHALRFSFGRWTTKRDIDRAIIALVESLRSI
- a CDS encoding DUF4446 family protein, translating into MTFDVSSIPLNLLLYAVSGIVLILIVLIVHLEVRVHRLLVGKNAKSLEDTVLHIKKGLAESEDFQREMEKYLTLVERRLSRSTRAVETVRFNAFKGIGAGGNMSFATAYVNEKGDGVVISTLNARERLGIFAKPLKNFISEFELSPEEEEAISKAKHALTIQ